The DNA sequence CGGTGCCACTCGCTGGTGTCGGCCGCGGCCACCAGGCGGGCCCAGCGGCCGAGGGACTCGGCGCGCAGCTCGACCACGGGGACGGCGACGGCGTCCGCGGGGCCCGGCTCGGGGACGGCGCGGGGCGCCAGGGCGTCGGCTTCCGGCGGGCAGGTCTCGGCGTCGTAGCGGCGGTTGGGCTCGGCCGGGGACGCCGCGCGCAGCCGGGTGGGGGTGACCGTGGGCAGGGTGAGGTCCCACAGGTGCTGCGGCAGCACGTTCAGGACGGCGGTGGGGGACGAGCGCGCGAGACGGTGCAGGAGCGCGGCGGCGGCGCCGTCGCGCCAGGCGTCGTGGCCGCCGTCCGTGACGACCAGGACCAGCTGGCGCGTGCCGGTGGACGGGGCGGGCGGCGCGGCACCGCGCGGGCTCCAGCGCACCCGACGCACCGTGCGGAACGCCGCCGTCTGCTCCATCAGCGCGCCGATCCGGCGGGTGGTCCCGCGCCACAGGGCCATCGAGGGGCCGTCGTCCACGAGCAGCAGCAGGTCCTGGTGCCGCTCCGGCAGCGAGCGGCACACCGGCGTCCACAGGCCGTCCGCGGCGGCCTGCTCGGCGGTGGCCTCCTCGTCCAGCTCCACGTCGTGCGGCGAGGGGCGGGAGAGGCGCAGCGGGCGCAGGGCGCGGCCGAGGGCGAGGGAGTCGGCGAGCGGCGCGGTGTCCTCGGGGCGGGGGGTCCGCTCGGCGCCCGCGGCCCCGCCGCCGACGCCGCCGCGCAGGCCGACGAGCGGCCCGAGCGGCCTGACCGGGGCCGCGGCCAACGGCGGTGCCTTCTCGTGCACTTCCTCCGGGCGCTGTCCCGGGTGTTCGTCGTGTCCGTCCGGGGGCCCGTTCGCGAGGTCCGGGGCGGAGCGCCGCGGCGGCGCCGGCGGCTCGTCGGGACGCGCGGGCCGTACCGGCCGCGCGGACCCGGCCGTGCCGCGCGCCGCGGGCAGCGGGGGGAACTCCGGCAGGGCCGCGTCCTGGCACGCGGCCAGGTACAGGGCGTCCGCCAGCTCCGTCCAGGTGGGCGCTTCCGGGTTCGGGGTGTCCGGGTCCTGCCCGGCGCGCGCGGACTCCCGTGCGGCCTGGGCTGACGGCTCCGCGGAGGCTGCCGTCATCCCGGCCTCGATTCCGCCCCCGCCCCGTCGAGCCGGTGCCACAGGGCGTCGACCAGTTCGTCGAGCGCTCCCGCGTCGGTGGGGAGGCGTCCCGAGGTCGCCAGGTACACGGAGTTGAGCAGTTGGTCGACGGCGAGCCCGCCGCGCTCCCGGCTGCGCCGGAGGAACCGCTCGATCAGATCGCCGCCGTCACCGGCGCGGGTGACCGCGCCGTCCGCGAGGTGTGCCGTCACCATGTCGACGAGCTGTGCGCGATCCGGATCCGGCATTCTCAGCCGCAAACAGCGACGTAAGAAGGCGGGAGGGAACTCGCGTTCGCCGTTGGACGTGATGACCACGACCGGGAACGCCCGGCAGCGGACCACCCCGCCGACGATCTCCGCGCCGCCCTCCGGGTCGTCGGTCAGGACGGTCACGCGCGGGTGGCGCCGCCGCGCCCGCAGGAGCTCGGAGATGGTGAACTGGCCCTCTTCGAAGACGCTCAGCAAGTCATTGGCCAGGTCCTGGTCGCTCTTGTCCAGCTCGTCGATCAGCAGCACGCGCGGGGTCTCGTACGGGAGCAACGCCGTGCCCAAGGGGCCCAGTTGGACGTAGTCGCCGATCCCGGGGAGCCGTTCCTCGCTCGGCGCGGAGCCGTCCGGCGCCCCGTCGCCCGCCGTCCCGTCGGCGGCCGCCCGGAGCGCGGCGGAGTCCTGGACGCGGCCGATCGCGTCGTACTCGTACAGCCCCGAGCGCAGTGTCGTCCTGCTGGTGATGTGCCAGCGCAGGACGCGCCCGAGGCGCAGCTCGCGGCTGATGCGGTACGCGAGGCTGCTCTTGCCCGTGCCGGGGCGGCCGGTCACCAGGAGAGGTCGTCGCAGAAGCAAAGCGGCATTGACCATATCGGCCTCGCGCCGCAGCTGGTCGGAGGCCGGGGAGCGCCCCGACGGGGTGCCCAGCCTGCGCTCGACCTCCTCGTCGTCCGCGGGGGGCGGCGCCACCACGGGCCCGCCGGTGAAGCGGCGCCAGGGCGGCGGGTCGGGAAGCAGCTCGCGCAGGCTCGTGTCGTACAGGGGCTGCCCCGAACCGCGGTAGATCCACCAGCGGTTCTGCCCGGAGGAGCCGGAGCTGGGGCCGGGTCCGCCGTCGGCGGAGCCGCCGCCCGCGGCCGCCGGGTCCGCCGCTTCCGTGGGTGTCGCCGAGTCCCGGGCGGGAGCCGTGTCCCGGGCGGGAGCCGTGTCCCGGGCGGGAGTCATGTCCGGGTCAGGGGGCATGTCCTGTGACCGGACGTCCTCGGCGCCCGCCGCGCCGACCGGGCGGATCCCTTGAGGCACGCCGTCCTCGGGAAGCATCGCGTCCTACCCTCCCCCCTGTGCGGAAGAATCCGCCATGGCGCCGCCCCCTCCTGGAAGGCGGTACGGATCGTCCCAGAGCAGTGCTGCGTGACGACCGAGCGTTGAGTCGCCCTCAGCAGCATCCCCGGATTTCGCCTCTATGCGCAACGACCGTACGGCATCAGGTAGTTGATGGATTCCTGTGCGAGCGGCCAAGTCGGCCAGCTCGCCGCGGAACACCGGATCTATGCCGCCCCGTCTGTCCCACACCACGATCGGCACCCCGGCGCGCAGCGACTCGGCCAGCTCGTCGACCCCGGAGCCGCGCCCGTCGGCGTTGCCCGGCGGATCGCTCAGGACCACCATGACGCGCCGCGGATCCGAGAGCAGCCGGGAGCGGCCGTCGTCGGGGAACCAGTGCACGGGGCCCGCGCAGCCGGTGAGCAGCGCGTCCCAGCGGCGCGCCCAGCGGCCGTGGGTGTCCGTGCGCTCCATCCTCTCCAGGCTGCGCAGGAGCACCGGGTGGTCCTCCCCGAGGCTGCCGTCGGCGCCGTGGAAGCCCTTCTTGGCCCACCGCTCGACCGGGAGCCCCAGCAGCTCCCTCGGCAGCACGAACTCCAGCGTGAGGTCCTCCTTGCAGAAGTAGGCCCAGCCCGTCTCCGCCTCCTCCACCAGGGACTTCACCTGCTCGGGCAGCTCGGCCACATCGACGCGCAGATCCCCGCCGCGCACCGGGTAGGGCTCGGGCCCCTCGATCTGCCACCAGTACGAGAGCAGCCGCTCGTCCTTGTGGTCGGGGTCGGGCAGGGGGCGCAGACGGATCAGCAGACAGGCGCTCGGTGCCCACACCGGCTCCTGGCCGACGGCGCGCACCAGGGGCGCGGGGGCGGGGGCCGCCGTGCGCACGCCGCGCCCAAGAAGGCCGGATTCCGCCCCTGCCGCCACGGGGAGGGCGCTATCGCCGCTCCTGGCCGGTATGGCGGGTACGGCCGTTACGTCCTCCGGTCTCGCCGGGCGGCCGCGCTCGCTCCGGGCGGCGGCCGCCGGAAGCGCGGGCCCGTCGCCGTACGACTCGGGGCGGGCGCGGTGCTCCGTCGCCCAGCCGAGCAGGTCCTGTTGCTGCTGGCCCTTGGCGTAGCGCGCGAGGTGCTCCACGAGCAGGACGCAGGGCGGCAGTTCGCCGGGCCGCGCGTTGAGCGTCGCGGCGTGCACGACGGCGAGCCAGGGCTCGGTGCAGTGGGCGGGCAGCGGGTCGGCGTGGTACCGCATGACCTCCTGGTACGCGCCCGCGATGTCGAGCACTTCGAGGCCGCCGAGCGCCTCCATCAGACGGGACCAGTCCTCCGGCGGGAACAAGGGCACCTCCGCCACGGCGATCGCGGTCCGTACGCGCTCGGTGTAGCGCGTGTTGCCTTCGAGCAGTTCGACGACGCCGCCGAGGACCTGGAGCCCGTCGGCGTACTCCAGGACCGCCATGAGGAGCGAGGAGAGGTACGTCCGCCGCCGGGCGCTGTCCGGCACCGTGACCGTCGCGCCGAGGGCCCGGCCCACCATGCGGGTGCACTCCCGGAGGGTGGCCGTCTCGTCGAAGGCCGGTACGCCGTCGAGGGCGTCGAGCACGATCTTGGGCGGTCCCCAGGCCTGGCTCACGGGGCATCGCCGCCCGGGCCCTGCGGCCACACCTCGTCGAACAGGGCGAGCGCGGCGCCCGCCGCTTCTGACGACTCGTCAAGCATGCGCAGGGCGGCCACGAGCGCGGCCCGGCCGTCGCGGTGGTCGACACAGGCCTGGACGACGTAGAAGACCTGGAGCCGTGCCCTCGGGTGGTCCCGGACCCCGTGCCGGATGTGCGCGGGCAGCAGCCGCAGCAGCGTGGCCGCGCGGTCCTCCTCGACCAGGGAGACCCTCAAGAGGGCGTCGGCGAGGGCGAATTGCTGGTGGTCGGTGGGGGGCTTCGCGGCACTGGGCGCCGCGCCGGGGGGCGCGTGCCCGGTCACCGCCGGGGCGAGCGCGGGCCACAGGCGGGCCGCCGCCTCCATGGGCAGCATCCACGCCGCCCTGGTGCCCCGGTCGCCGAGCGCGGCCGTGACCATGCCGACCACCCGGCCCGTGGCGGGGTCCCAGACGCCCGCGCCGCTGAAGCCCGGCTCGATCCAGGCGGTCGCGGAGTCGAGCCCGTCGAGCTGTACCCAGTCCCTGTGCGGCCCCCCGCGGCCCACAAGGCTCGCTCGCGACCAGAGTCCGTCGGGCGCGCGGGCGGGGTGGCCGTACACGTGCACCTCGCGCCGGTCGGGGTCGCCGCAGGGCCCGAGCCGCGCGAAGCCGACGCCCGGGGGCGGCCGCCACGTGGTGGTCAGGACCGCGAGGTCGCCGCCCCGCGCCCCGTCGAGCGGCCCGGGGAACCAGCCGTCCGCGGCGACCGAGGCCTCGCCCCGCGCGCGATCCGGATGGCCGCCGACGTCCAGGCCGACCGCGCCGACAGGGGCGGTGGGGCCGTCCTGGCGCAGGGCGCCCGCGACCACGTGCGCGCAGGTCAGCACGGAGCCGGGCGCCACGATGATCCCGGCACCCCGCAAGGCGCCCGTCGGCGTGAGGACGCGCACGCGCCCCGCGGCGGGCGTGCTCTGCCCATCCCCCTCGGCCACTGCCCCGCCCCTTCCCCCGGCACGGATCCGACGGCGCGCACTTCCCCGTACGGAGCCAGCGTACGAAGGACGCACGCTCCGCGCACCGGCGCTGCGCGCACCGGGGCATCCCGGGTCGTCGCCCGCCGGTACCCCGGTGACTACCCAGGGAACCGGACGTTCACGGCCAGACCAGGCAGTACGCCTGATGGCCCGCGTCGTGCAGGCGGTGGCTGAAGTCCTGCCACTCGTGCAGGAGTTGGTACACGTTGAACGCGTCCCGGGGGCCGCCGCGGTCGGGGACCGTGGACCAGATGAAGGCCGCGGCGCCCACCGACTCCTCGCCGATGCCGCGCAGCGGGTCGACGACCGTCATGGGGAGCTTCACGACCGCGTAGTCGGGGTGGAGGACGACCAGTTCCAGCGGGGGGACCTTGTGCAGGGGTATGCCCTCGATGCCGGTGAGGACCATCGCGGCCATCGTCTCCGGCTTGATCTTCGTGAACATGCCGCCCATGCCCAGCTCGTCGCCGCCGAGCTCCTCGGGCCGCATCGAGATCGGCACCCGGGCCGCGGTCGCGCCGTCGGGGGCCCCGAAGTACTTGTAGGTCACCCCCACCCCGCCGCTCCTGCTTCCCGTGCGGTCCCGCCGCGCCCCGTCCGGCGTCCGCTGCTCAGGGGCCGGGCCCGCCTCCGCATCTCGCCGGTGCTTTCCCCGCCGGGCACGCCGGGGACCCAGGCCGTCGGTCCCCTCGCCCAGTCCACCACCGCGCTGCATATCTCCACCCGACTGCTTTTCCAGGGCGCGCGGACCTTGCCGCGCAACCCGATCATCGTGTCAGTGACCTCCCCCACGGTCACCCGCCGAAACGTGGGGTGAAACACCAGTCCACAGGATCTCCGCACCACCCGCCCCGAGGGAAGGCGGTACGGGAGGAAAGCCGGCGCGCAGGAGGCCCCGGCGCGACGTCCGGACCCTCTGACACCATGGTTCATGTGAGCTTCCCGTATAGCGCCCCAGTTTCGCAGACTCTTTTCGACCGTGCGGCGGCCGTGACGCCCGGCGGTGTGAACTCGCCCGTGCGCGCCTTCCGCGCGGTGGGTGGTACGCCCCGCTTCATGGTGTCCGGTACCGGTCCGTACCTCACGGACGCCGACGGTCGCGAGTACGTCGACCTCGTGTGTTCGTGGGGGCCCATGATCCTCGGCCACGCCCACCCCGAGGTGATCGCGGCCGTGCAGGAGGCCGTCGCGCGCGGCACCTCCTTCGGCACGCCCGGCGAGGGCGAGGTCGCCCTTGCCGAGGAGATCGTGGCCCGGATCCGCCCCGTCGAGCAGGTCCGGCTCGTGTCCAGCGGCACCGAGGCGACGATGTCCGCCATCCGGCTCGCCCGCGGCTTCACCGGGCGCGCCAAGGTGATCAAGTTCGCCGGGTGCTACCACGGGCACGTGGACGCGCTCCTCGCCTCGGCCGGGTCCGGCGTCGCGACCCTCGGCCTGCCGGACACCCCGGGTGTCACCGGCGCCCAGGCGGGCGACACCATCGTCCTTCCGTACAACGACATCGAGGCCGTGCACGAGGCCTTCCACAACCACCCGGGCCAGATCGCCTGTGTGATCACCGAGGCGTCGCCGGGCAACATGGGCGTGGTGCCGCCCCGCCCCGGCTTCAACGAGGGCCTGAAGTCCGCCTGCGAGAAGAACGGCGCGCTGTTCATCTCCGACGAGGTCATGACGGGCTTCCGGACGAGCCGGGCCGGCTGGTTCGGCGTGGACGGGGTCGTGCCCGACCTGATGACCTTCGGCAAGGTCATGGGCGGCGGCTTCCCCGCCGCCGCGTTCGGCGGCCGCGCCGACGTGATGGCGCACCTGGCCCCGGCGGGCCCGGTCTACCAGGCGGGCACGCTGTCCGGTAACCCGGTCGCGACCGCCGCGGGACTCGCGCAGCTGCGGCTGCTCGACGACGCCGCGTACGCGAAGGTCGAAGCGGTCTCCGAGAGCGTGCGCGCCCTGGTGACCGAGGCGCTCACCAAGGAGGGCGTGGCGCACCGCGTGCAGAACGCGTCGAACATGTTCTCCGTGTTCTTCACGGACCGCGAGGTGCGCGACTACGACGGCGCGAAGGCGCAGGAGTCGTTCCGCTTCACCGCGTTCTTCCACTCGATGCTGTCGCAGGGCGTGTATCTGCCGCCGTCGGCCTTCGAGTCCTGGTTCGTGTCCACCGCCCATGACGAGCGTGCCGTCGAGAAGATCGCCGCGGCGCTTCCGGCCGCCGCGCGCGCCGCCGCCGAGGCCGAGGAGGTCAGCGCGTGAGCGGGGCCGATGAGCTGACCGTCGTCCATCTGATGCGCCACGGCGAGGTGCACAACCCGGACGGGATCCTGTACGGGCGCCTGCCCGACTACCACCTGTCCGACCTGGGGCGGCAGATGGCCGACCGGGTCGCCGAGCACCTGTCGTCGCGGGACGTCACGCACGTCGTCGCCTCGCCGCTCGACCGGGCGCAGGAGACGGCGACGCCGATCGCCAAGGCGCACGGGCTCGACCTCGCGACGGACGGGCGGCTCATCGAGGCCGCCAACGTCTTCGAGGGCAAGACCTTCGGTGTCGGCGACGGCGCCCTGAAGAACCCGGACAACTGGAAGCACCTGGTCAACCCCTTCAAGCCGTCCTGGGGCGAGCCGTATATCGAGCAGGTCGTCCGGATGATGGGCGCGCTGGAGGCGGCGCGGGTCGCGGCGCGCGGGCACGAGGCGGTGTGCGTCAGCCACCAGCTGCCGATCTGGATCGTGCGCAGCTTCGTGGAGAAGCGGCGCCTGTGGCACGACCCGCGCAAGCGGCAGTGCACGCTCGCCTCGCTGACGTCGTTCACCTACCGCGGCGACAAGATCGTGTCGGTGGGGTACTCGGAGCCCGCGCGGGATCTGGTGCCGAAGCATCTCCTGGCCGGGGCCAAGCCGGTCAAGGGCAAGTCCAAGGCCTTCGGGGCGTAGCCGGTGCGCTGGGCTTGAGCAGCATCGGCCCCTGCGGGGCCGGGCTGACTGCTGCCGCTTGCCGCCTGTCGGCCGCCGGTTGTGCTTGGCTGGGCGCGCAGTTCCCCGCGCCCCTTTGGGGCGCTGTCCCTTAGGGGCGCTTCCTGTGAGGTTGCTGTGCGCGGCGGGTAGTGGTGTGGCCACCCTATGGCGCGGAATGTCTGTTCTCTGTAATAGGCCCCGAATAGGTCCGGCTTGGCCGGAACCCGCCCCCGTGTCGTGCCCTCTAAGTGGTTGTCCTTTGCACAACCGAGGGCGCGACGAATGGGGATGGAATGCGCGACGACAGCCGGACGGACCCGGACCTGGGCGGCGGAGCAGCGGCCGCGAGCCGTGGTGCGCTCAGCCGACGGGGCGCGATAGGCCTGGGCGTAGGTGCCGCGGCGGCCTTCGGGCTCACCGCCTGCGGCTCCGGCTCCGGGGAATCGGGTTCGGCCGCCGACAAGGGCAAGGGCGGCGGCGCCACGCCGGAGCGCCCCGCCAAGCCGATCGGTGACGGCTCCACGGCGTTCACCGGGAAGCAGCCCAAGCAGCCGGAGGCGCCACGGCCGCTGGAGCCCGGGGAGACGCCGCCGCAGTTCGTGATCTTCTCCTGGGACGGCGCGGGCGAGGTCGGCAACGGCCTGTACCCGCGCTTCCTGAAGCTCGCCGAGGAACACGACGCGAAGATGACGTTCTTCCTCTCGGGGCTCTATCTGCTGCCCGAGTCGAAGAAGCGGCTCTACCGTCCGCCGAACAACGCCGTCGGCGCCTCCGACATCGGCTACCTCACGGACGGCCACATCAAGGAGACCCTGAAGTACGTCCGCCAGTCGTGGCTGGAGGGCCACGAGATAGGCACGCACTTCAACGGCCACTTCTGCGCGGGCACCGGCACCGTCGGCAACTGGACCCCCGCCCAGTGGCAGAGCGAGATCGACCAGGCCAAGTCCTTCGTCAAGAAGTGGCGTACGAACACGGGCTGGACGGACCTGCCGTCGCTGCCGTTCGACTACGAGAAGGAGCTGGTCGGCGGCCGCACGCCGTGCCTGCTCGGCCAGAACAACCTGCTGCCGACCGCCAAGAAGCTCGGCTGGCGCTACGACGCCTCCTCGCCCGGCGGCCGCCAGAAGTGGCCCGAGAAGAAGATGGGCGTCTGGGACCTGCCCCTGCAGCAGATCCCGTTCCCGGGGCACTCCTTCGAGGTCCTGTCGATGGACTACAACATCCTCGCCAACCAGTCGAAGAACTCCACGAAGGCCCCGCCGGCCAACTACCCGGGCTGGCGCAAGCAGGCCACCGAGGCCTATCTCTCCGGCTTCAAGCGCGCCTACGAGTCGAACCGCGCGCCCTTCTTCATCGGCAACCACTTCGAGGAGTGGAACGGCGGCATCTACATGGACGCCGTCGAGGCCGCCATCAAGGGCATCGCGGGCAAGAAGGACGTCCGCATGGTCTCCTTCCGGCAGTTCGTGGACTGGCTCGACGTGCAGAAGCCCGAGGTCCTCGCCAAGCTGCGCAGCCTGGAGGTCGGCCAGAAGCCCGCGGGCGGCTGGAAGAGCTTCCTGTCCGACGCCGGCTCCGGCGGCAGCCGCAAGGACGCCGAGAAGGACACCGGCGCCACCGGCGACGCGGCCTGAACCACCGGCTTGAAAACGCGCGGAAACCCTGTCTGAAATGGGACTTTCCGCTACCGCGGGGGGCGTCGAAGATCCCCGAATCGGGCATGCGAAACTTTTCACATGAGTGCCGCCTGCCGCGCCCCCCGCAGCCAGAACCGCAGTCTCGACCGCCGTGCCAGCCGTCGTCGCAGTCGTGTGTCGGCGCTGGCGGCGGCCGCGGCGGCCGCCGCGCTCACCCTGACGGCCTGCAGTTCGGGCGGCACGTCGGGCGGCTCGGGCAAGACGAACTTCATCACCGGCTCCGACGGCATCTCCACCGCGAAGAAGGCCGACCGGCGCGACGCGCCGGACCTCGACGGCGAGACCCTCGACGGCGAGAAGCTCAGCCTCGGCGACTACAAGGGCAAGGTCGTCGTCGTCAACGTCTGGGGCTCCTGGTGCCCGCCGTGCCGCGCCGAGGCGCCGAGCTTCGCGAAGGTGGCCAAGGAGACCAAGCCCAAGGGCGTGGAGTTCGTGGGCATCAACGCCCGCGACCCCGAGAAGGGCCCGGCCATCGCCTTCGAGAAGGACAAGGGCGTGCCGTACCCGAGCCTGTACGACCCGATGGGCAAGCTGATGCTGCGCTTCCCGCGGGGCACGCTCAACCCGAACTTCATCCCCTCCACCCTCGTCATCGACAAGGACGGGAAGATCGCGGCGCGTTCGCAGCAGCCCCTCAGCGAGGAGAAGCTGCGCAAGATGATCGACCCCGTGGTCGCGGAGAAGTGACCGACGTGTCGACCGCCATCGCCGCCGCCCACACGCTCGCCGCGTCCGGGCCGAACCAGACCATCATGAGCGGAGCGCTGCTGCTCGCGATCCCCGTCGCGATGCTGGGTGGCCTCGTCTCGTTCTTCTCGCCGTGCGTCCTGCCCCTCGTACCCGGCTATCTGTCGTACGTCACCGGGGTCACGGGCCAGGACCTCCAGGAGGCCCGCCGGGGCCGGATGGTCGCGGGGGCGGGGCTCTTCGTCCTCGGCTTCACCGCGATCTTCGTTCCCGCCGGGATATTCTTCGGCGCCCTCGGGGAGAGCCTGCGGGAGCACCAGAGCACCATCACCAATGTGCTGGGCGCCCTGATGATCCTGCTCGGGATCTTCTTCATGGGCCTCATGCCGTGGCTGAACCAGCGCGAGTTCCGCTTCCACCGGAAGCCCGCCGCCGGTCTCGTGGGCGCCCCCGTCCTGGGCGCGCTCTTCGCCGTCGGCTGGACGCCGTGCATCGGCCCCACGCTCGCCTCCGTCAACCTCCTCGCCCTGGACGGCGGCAACCCGCAGCGGGGCGCCGTGCTCGGCGTCGCGTACTGTCTGGGACTCGGCATCCCGTTCATCGTGGCGGCCGTCGCCTTCCGCAAGGCGCTCGGCGCTTTCAGCTGGGTGAAGAAGCACTATGTGTGGGTGATGCGCGTCGGCGGCGTCATGATGATCGCGACCGGGCTGCTCCTCGTCACCGGCGTGTGGGACAGCATCGTGCAGGACATGCAGGTGTGGACCAACCGCTACAACGTGGGAATCTGATCCATGAGTGACACCAAGACCAACCCGCGCGACGACGAGCGGGCCGACCTCGGCGCGGCGGGGGCCCAGCTGTCCACCGCTCCCCAGGAGGAGTCCGGGACCGGCTTGCCCGCGCTCGGCGTCATCGGCTGGTTCCGCTGGATCTGGCGGCAGCTGACCTCCATGCGGGTCGCGCTCCTGCTGCTGCTCCTGCTGTCGCTCGGCGCGATCCCCGGCTCGCTCATCCCGCAGCAGGGCACGGACGAGCTGAAGGTCCAGGACTTCAAGGACACCCACACCACGCTCGCGCCGATCTACGAGAAGCTCGGCCTGTTCCACGTCTACAGCTCGGTGTGGTTCTCCGCGATCTACATCCTGCTCTTCGTCTCGCTCATCGGCTGCATCGTGCCGCGCACCTGGCAGTTCGTCGGCCAGCTCCGCGGCCGCCCGCCGGCCGCGCCCAAGCGTCTGACCCGGCTGCCCGCGTACACCACCTGGCGCACCGACGCCTCGCCCGAGCAGGTGAACGAGGCCGCGCTGGCGCTGCTCAAGCAGCGGCGCTTCCGCTCCCACGAGGTGGGCGGGTCCGTCGCCGCCGAGAAGGGCTATCTGCGCGAGGCCGGGAACCTGGCCTTCCACATCGCCCTGATCGTGCTCCTGCTCGCCTTCGCCGCCGGACAGCTGTTCAAGTCCGAGGGCGGCAAGCTGATCATGGAGGGCGACGGGTTCTCCAACACGCTCACGCAGTACGACGACTTCAAGTCCGGCAGCCTGTTCAGCACCGACGAGCTGGAGCCGTTCAGCTTCCGGCTGCGCGGCTTCGAGGGCACGTACGAGATGTCGGGACCCGAGCGCGGCACGGCCCGCACCTACAAGGCGCACGTGACCTACACCGAGGGCGTCGACGGGCCGGAGAAGAAGAAGGCCATCGAGGTCAACAAGCCGCTTGAGGTCAACGGCACGAAGGTCTACCTCATCGGCCACGGGTACGCGCCCACGGTCACCGTCCGCGACGGGCGCGGCAAGGTCGTCTCCCGCGTCTCCGTGCCCCTGCTGCCCATCGACTCCATGGGCACGGCCACCGGCGCCATCAAGATCCTCGACGGCTACCGCGACAAGAACGGCAAGAAGGAGCAGCTGGGCTTCAACGCCTTCTTCGTGCCGACGTTCGCGGGCGAGGGCAACGGCCAGATGTTCTCCCAGTTCCCCGCGCCCTTCAATCCGCGGCTCGCGCTCTCCGCGTACCACGGCAGCCTCGGTGTGGACTCCGGCATCCCGCAGAACGTGTACCAGCTGGACACGCGCAAGATGCAGAAGTTCAAGGACTCCAAGGGCGAGCTGCTGAAGAAGCGGCTCAAGGTCGGCGAGACGATGAAGCTGCCGAACGGCGCCGGGTCGATCACCTTCGAGAAGGACCTCAAGCAGTGGGCGACCTTCCAGATCTCCCGGGAGCCGGGCAGCGGCTGGGCCCTCGGCGGCGCGGTCGCCGCCATCGCGGGGCTCGCCGGGTCGCTGTTCATCCAGCGCCGCCGCGTCTGGGTCCGGGCGGTGCGGGGCGCCGACGGCGTCACGGTCGTCGAGATGGCGGGCCTCGGCCGCAGCGAGTCCGCCAAGGTGCCCGAGGAGCTTGCCGCGCTCGCCGAGACCCTGCACGAGCGGGCTCCGAGCACGTCGGAACCGGCCGAACAGACCGAACCGGACGGTGCCGCCGACGCCCCTCGGGCCTCGGAAACCCCGGCCACCGACGAACCCCACCCCACCCCCGATGTTCCTGCCGAAGGGGCTGAGAAGTGACGCTCGCCACGACCCTCGCCGCCGAACCCAACGAGAACCTCGCGCACATCAGCAATGTGCTGATCTACTCCGCGATGGCCGTCTACCTCCTCGCCTTCTTCGCGCTCATGGCGGAGTGGCTGTTCGGCAGCCGCAGCAAGGTCGCCCGCACGGCCGCCGCGCTCACCGCGGACGGCGCGGCCGACGCGGCCGCCACCAAGGCGTCGGCGCCCGCCGTCGCCGTGCGGGCCAAGGGCGGCACGGCCACTTTGGAGCGCCCCAAGGCCGCGCCCAAGGTGGTCACCCGTGCCGCCGCGGGCAGCCGTGACGTGCCCGACGGGCCGGGCGCCGCCGCCGGTGACGAGCAGGGCGACCTCTACGGCCGCATCGCCGTCTCCATGATCGCCCTCGGCTTCCTCGTCGAGGCCGGTGGTGTCCTCACCCGCGCGCTCTCGGTGCAGCGCGCGCCGTGGGGCAACATGTACGAGTTCAACATCACCTTCTCCACCGTCGCCGTCGGTGTCTTCCTGGGGCTGCTCGCCCTGAAGAAGAACGTCCGCTGGATCGGCCTGCCGCTGATCACGACGATCCTCCTCGAC is a window from the Streptomyces spectabilis genome containing:
- a CDS encoding TlpA family protein disulfide reductase, with amino-acid sequence MSAACRAPRSQNRSLDRRASRRRSRVSALAAAAAAAALTLTACSSGGTSGGSGKTNFITGSDGISTAKKADRRDAPDLDGETLDGEKLSLGDYKGKVVVVNVWGSWCPPCRAEAPSFAKVAKETKPKGVEFVGINARDPEKGPAIAFEKDKGVPYPSLYDPMGKLMLRFPRGTLNPNFIPSTLVIDKDGKIAARSQQPLSEEKLRKMIDPVVAEK
- a CDS encoding cytochrome c biogenesis CcdA family protein, which encodes MAAAHTLAASGPNQTIMSGALLLAIPVAMLGGLVSFFSPCVLPLVPGYLSYVTGVTGQDLQEARRGRMVAGAGLFVLGFTAIFVPAGIFFGALGESLREHQSTITNVLGALMILLGIFFMGLMPWLNQREFRFHRKPAAGLVGAPVLGALFAVGWTPCIGPTLASVNLLALDGGNPQRGAVLGVAYCLGLGIPFIVAAVAFRKALGAFSWVKKHYVWVMRVGGVMMIATGLLLVTGVWDSIVQDMQVWTNRYNVGI
- the resB gene encoding cytochrome c biogenesis protein ResB; the protein is MSDTKTNPRDDERADLGAAGAQLSTAPQEESGTGLPALGVIGWFRWIWRQLTSMRVALLLLLLLSLGAIPGSLIPQQGTDELKVQDFKDTHTTLAPIYEKLGLFHVYSSVWFSAIYILLFVSLIGCIVPRTWQFVGQLRGRPPAAPKRLTRLPAYTTWRTDASPEQVNEAALALLKQRRFRSHEVGGSVAAEKGYLREAGNLAFHIALIVLLLAFAAGQLFKSEGGKLIMEGDGFSNTLTQYDDFKSGSLFSTDELEPFSFRLRGFEGTYEMSGPERGTARTYKAHVTYTEGVDGPEKKKAIEVNKPLEVNGTKVYLIGHGYAPTVTVRDGRGKVVSRVSVPLLPIDSMGTATGAIKILDGYRDKNGKKEQLGFNAFFVPTFAGEGNGQMFSQFPAPFNPRLALSAYHGSLGVDSGIPQNVYQLDTRKMQKFKDSKGELLKKRLKVGETMKLPNGAGSITFEKDLKQWATFQISREPGSGWALGGAVAAIAGLAGSLFIQRRRVWVRAVRGADGVTVVEMAGLGRSESAKVPEELAALAETLHERAPSTSEPAEQTEPDGAADAPRASETPATDEPHPTPDVPAEGAEK
- the ccsB gene encoding c-type cytochrome biogenesis protein CcsB, with the protein product MTLATTLAAEPNENLAHISNVLIYSAMAVYLLAFFALMAEWLFGSRSKVARTAAALTADGAADAAATKASAPAVAVRAKGGTATLERPKAAPKVVTRAAAGSRDVPDGPGAAAGDEQGDLYGRIAVSMIALGFLVEAGGVLTRALSVQRAPWGNMYEFNITFSTVAVGVFLGLLALKKNVRWIGLPLITTILLDLGLAVTVLYTDSDQLVPALHSYWLWIHVSTAIFCGAAFYVGAVSTAAYLFKDSYEAKLQSGGTPGRFATSVMERLPASASLDKFTYRMNAAIFPLWTFTIIAGAIWAGDAWGRYWGWDPKEVWSFITWVAYACYLHARATAGWKGRKAAYLALIAFGCWLFNYYGVNIFVSGKHSYAGV